A single window of Phaenicophaeus curvirostris isolate KB17595 chromosome 7, BPBGC_Pcur_1.0, whole genome shotgun sequence DNA harbors:
- the CLK1 gene encoding LOW QUALITY PROTEIN: dual specificity protein kinase CLK1 (The sequence of the model RefSeq protein was modified relative to this genomic sequence to represent the inferred CDS: inserted 1 base in 1 codon), translating to MRPVNYRGLNWKLLLSTACGLGRHVAVKIARNTDWSSRAARDEIQVLQDLKASDPSNAYHCVQMLRWFEYHGHVCIVFELLGLSTFDFMRGNGFQPFSLDNIRRMAYQICTSVNFLHMNNLTHADLKPDNIVFVRSDYVDEYNPKLECSERRLRKXRLVDFGCTTYDHEYHDSLVTTRPYRAPEVILELGWSHPCDVWRIGCTLLEYYLGDLVFQTNDDKQHLAMMEQLLGPLPKPMAKRVVPSSKKKYFFKRWLAWDKNSAAGQHVSRSCKPLKEYVMCQDSDHENLFDLIEKMLEYDPAKRITLAEALEHPFFLPLKRENST from the exons ATGCGCCCTGTGAATTACCGGGGGCTGAATTGGAAATTGCTCCTGTCTACTGCTTGTGGCCTG GGAAGACATGTAGCTGTGAAAATAGCAAGGAATACTGATTGGTCCTCCAGAGCTGCTCGAGATGAAATACAAGTGCTGCAAGATTTAAAAGCATCAGACCCCAGCAATGCCTA tCACTGTGTCCAGATGCTGCGATGGTTCGAGTACCACGGACATGTCTGCATTGTTTTTGAGCTCCTGGGGCTGAGCACCTTTGACTTCATGAGAGGCAACGGCTTCCAGCCGTTTAGCCTGGACAACATTAGACGCATGGCCTATCAGATCTGCACCTCTGTCAACT TTTTGCATATGAACAATTTGACACACGCAGATCTGAAGCCAGACAATATTGTCTTTGTGAGGTCCGACTATGTAGACGAGTACAACCCCAAACTA GAATGCAGTGAACGCAGACTGAGAA GCAGACTTGTGGACTTTGGGTGCACCACATATGATCATGAGTATCATGACTCTTTGGTGACTACCAGACCGTACAGAGCTCCTGAAGTCATCCTAG AGCTCGGATGGTCACACCCATGCGATGTTTGGCGCATAGGATGTACTCTCCTGGAATACTACCTTGGAGACTTAGTATTTCAG ACCAATGATGACAAACAACACCTGGCGATGATGGAGCAATTGCTGGGGCCTTTGCCAAAGCccatggcaaagagagttgttCCTTCAAgcaaaaagaagtatttctttaaGAGATGGCTGGCCTGGGATAAGAACAGTGCTGCTGGGCAACACGTCTCAAGGTCCTGTAAACCCCTGAAG GAATACGTGATGTGCCAAGATAGTGACCATGAGAACCTGTTTGACTTGATTGAAAAGATGCTGGAGTATGACCCAGCCAAGCGCATTACTCTGGCAGAAGCACTGGAacatcctttcttcctcccgCTGAAGAGGGAAAATAGCACCTAG
- the C7H2orf69 gene encoding mitochondrial protein C2orf69 homolog → MSCHPENFQWEQWSFENVATILACRFPNSFIWVVKCSRMHLHKFSCYDNFVASNMFGAPEHSTDFGAFRHLHALLVNAFRLSQNILLSQKSVRGVSKDAKIAACKSQLQSVPTTNGCSSTERERDCECSNNSAMNFVVPSAVDAASFTLIGFSKGCVVLNQLLYELKEAKKDKNTDAFLKNIKAMYWLDGGHSGGSNTWVTYPEVLKELAQTGIEVHAHVTPYQVFDTMRSWIGREHEKFVQILEEFGVEINDQLHFADDVPSLDNHFRVHEVF, encoded by the coding sequence ATGTCTTGCCACCCAGAAAACTTCCAGTGGGAGCAGTGGAGTTTTGAAAATGTTGCTACTATACTTGCTTGCCGGTTCCCTAATAGTTTTATTTGGGTTGTAAAGTGTTCTCGAATGCACCTGCACAAATTCAGTTGTTATGACAACTTCGTGGCAAGCAACATGTTTGGAGCACCAGAGCACAGCACTGACTTTGGAGCTTTCAGGCATCTCCATGCATTGCTTGTTAATGCATTCAGACTCTCTCAGAATATTCTGCTGTCCCAGAAAAGTGTGCGTGGTGTCAGCAAGGATGCAAAAATAGCTGCTTGTAAATCACAGCTGCAGTCTGTTCCTACAACAAACGGCTGCTCAtccacagaaagagagagagattgtGAATGCTCTAATAATTCTGCTATGAACTTCGTTGTACCGTCTGCTGTAGATGCAGCGTCATTTACTTTGATTGGCTTCAGTAAAGGCTGTGTGGTTCTGAACCAGCTGCTTTATGAGCTGAAGGAAGCTAAAAAAGACAAGAATACAGATGCcttcttaaaaaacataaaagcaatGTACTGGCTGGATGGCGGTCACTCAGGAGGAAGCAATACTTGGGTTACTTACCCTGAAGTGCTGAAAGAACTTGCACAGACAGGAATTGAAGTTCACGCTCACGTTACACCATACCAAGTGTTTGACACAATGAGATCATGGATAGGGAGAGAGCATGAGAAATTTGTACAGATACTAGAAGAATTTGGTGTGGAAATAAATGATCAACTCCATTTTGCTGATGACGTTCCCTCCTTAGATAACCATTTCAGAGTTCATGAGGTGTTTTGA